A genomic region of Candidatus Kapaibacterium sp. contains the following coding sequences:
- a CDS encoding rhodanese-like domain-containing protein, whose amino-acid sequence MKIALLGFILSFFGLTACAKDKPAKHENFETKDIIVIDVRTLAEFNAGHVEGAKLIPYNEIEREIAKVTKDKKAPIAVYCRTGRRSGIAQKALESMGYVNVENYGSLSNAKSMLERKK is encoded by the coding sequence TTGAAAATAGCATTATTGGGATTTATACTAAGTTTTTTCGGATTGACTGCTTGTGCAAAAGATAAACCGGCAAAACACGAAAATTTTGAAACGAAAGATATCATTGTGATTGATGTCAGAACCCTAGCGGAATTTAATGCCGGTCATGTCGAAGGGGCAAAACTCATTCCTTATAATGAAATCGAGCGCGAAATTGCTAAAGTAACTAAAGACAAAAAAGCACCGATAGCTGTTTACTGTCGCACTGGTCGCCGTTCAGGCATAGCCCAAAAAGCTTTAGAGTCAATGGGATATGTTAATGTCGAAAACTACGGTTCTTTGAGTAATGCCAAAAGCATGTTAGAGCGAAAGAAGTAA
- a CDS encoding MBL fold metallo-hydrolase, whose protein sequence is MKYIKWSIILILPIGLILYFTMKGEPKAERYEFNPQLKFIKEGWKGNPIDSECKFVNHEFPFKNDFNKVIKWKLARNPQREEKENDTFRLKVRHAKEFLESNDDGMLWVGHASYLFRINGKLMISDPIFTTPVSFMKRYSKLPFDPNEIKNLDYILITHDHHDHLSKESIKLLVKNNPKVKVLTGLRLGKYIEDWLDGAEYQEAGWYQQYNILSDDIKITFMPTRHWSYSGFLQFNKKLWGAFHIQSDDVSIYYCSDSGFGSHFKEVGELFSNIDYAIIGVGAYKPEWFMGPVHTSPADALKATEQMKARNLIPTHFGTFDLSDEPIGDPYREVNRLHANYKDKFELINLYIGEFLRF, encoded by the coding sequence ATGAAGTATATAAAATGGTCAATCATACTAATTTTACCAATAGGATTGATTTTATATTTTACAATGAAAGGTGAACCTAAAGCCGAACGCTACGAATTCAATCCGCAGTTAAAATTCATTAAGGAAGGCTGGAAAGGTAACCCGATTGATAGTGAATGCAAATTTGTAAATCACGAATTCCCTTTCAAGAATGATTTTAATAAAGTGATTAAATGGAAACTTGCTCGCAATCCACAACGCGAGGAAAAGGAAAATGACACTTTCAGACTTAAAGTCCGACATGCCAAGGAATTTTTGGAAAGCAATGATGACGGTATGCTATGGGTAGGTCACGCATCATATCTTTTCCGCATCAATGGCAAATTGATGATAAGTGACCCGATTTTCACTACTCCTGTTTCGTTTATGAAACGCTATTCAAAGCTCCCATTTGACCCAAATGAAATTAAAAATTTGGATTATATACTTATTACACATGACCATCATGACCATTTGAGCAAAGAAAGTATTAAATTGTTAGTTAAAAACAATCCCAAAGTAAAGGTACTAACAGGGCTACGCTTAGGGAAATATATCGAAGATTGGCTTGATGGGGCTGAATACCAGGAAGCCGGTTGGTACCAACAGTATAATATCTTATCAGATGATATTAAAATCACATTTATGCCTACACGGCATTGGAGCTACAGCGGTTTTTTGCAATTTAACAAAAAGCTTTGGGGCGCTTTTCATATCCAAAGCGATGATGTATCAATCTATTATTGTTCGGATTCCGGCTTTGGGAGCCATTTCAAAGAAGTTGGGGAATTATTTTCAAACATAGATTATGCAATTATTGGAGTTGGTGCATATAAGCCTGAATGGTTTATGGGTCCTGTACACACATCTCCGGCTGATGCTCTGAAAGCTACTGAGCAAATGAAAGCTCGTAATCTGATTCCTACGCATTTTGGCACATTTGATTTATCGGATGAGCCTATCGGAGACCCATATCGCGAGGTAAATCGCTTACATGCAAATTACAAAGATAAATTTGAGTTGATAAATCTGTATATTGGTGAATTTCTGAGATTTTAG
- a CDS encoding histidine triad nucleotide-binding protein, with the protein MSESIFTKIINREIPANIVFENDDVIAFEDISPKAPVHILVVPKKPIATINDASAEDAELLGKVLLAAAEIAKKKGIAERGYRLVINCNEEGGQSVFHIHCHLIGGKKLSWNPD; encoded by the coding sequence ATGTCAGAATCAATATTCACTAAAATTATCAATCGCGAAATCCCTGCAAATATAGTTTTCGAAAACGATGATGTAATTGCTTTCGAGGATATTAGCCCTAAAGCTCCCGTTCATATACTCGTTGTGCCCAAAAAGCCCATTGCTACAATCAATGATGCGAGTGCTGAAGATGCTGAATTGCTTGGAAAAGTATTATTAGCTGCGGCTGAAATCGCTAAGAAGAAGGGTATCGCCGAAAGAGGCTACAGATTAGTTATTAATTGCAACGAAGAAGGCGGTCAGTCCGTTTTTCATATTCATTGCCATCTTATAGGTGGGAAAAAATTAAGTTGGAATCCTGACTAA